Proteins encoded in a region of the Raphanus sativus cultivar WK10039 unplaced genomic scaffold, ASM80110v3 Scaffold0047, whole genome shotgun sequence genome:
- the LOC130500849 gene encoding uncharacterized protein LOC130500849 — protein sequence MGNETDEEADLIRRNKMLMEAMTAQLNKTMLENMSTMMKDNMEEIRREIRQATGQGHSREAEREEQSPQRQREHDGSQETDNYYERRRSSSRDSRRRPRRDHVGRRYHRDEYTGLKIKIPPFHGKLVTARRVNQEYPVDSWQEMKSLMRKRFVPSHYHRDLHQRLRKLIQGSKTVEEYYQEMELLMQRASHYVELEEMLHKAILVEQQLKRKSYSRSSYGTSKFQHSKDEKPSYQKESKPYQKDDTKLGSIFDKDKGKAVATGSKSRDVKCFKCQGRGHYANECTNKKTMILLDSGEYLSQDEKIHTEREQSEAESEEEPVRGRLLVTRRLLNLQTKAEETEQRENLFYTRCLVQGKVCSLIIDGGSCVNVASETMVAKLGLKVQKHPKPYRLQWLNEEGEMRVSTQVLIPIAIGKYEDEVLCDILPMEASHILLGRPWQSDRHVMHDGYTNKHTFEHNGKKTVLLPLTPKEVHEDQLQLQKKKKIDLKPDQSKQHSLYAKTGKIKRILYSQNSFVLLRFKENLLTVANKTPEYPSELSSLLQEYKDIFPEDNPIGLPLLEISRTE from the exons ATGGGGAACGAGACTGATGAAGAAGCGGACTTgataagaagaaacaaaatgctGATGGAAGCCATGACTGCTCAGTTGAACAAAACCATGTTGGAGAACATGTCAACTATGATGAAAGACAACATGGAAGAAATTAGAAGGGAgattagacaagctactggtcaaggaCACAGCCGTGAAGCTGAAAGAGAAGAGCAATCTCCACAACGCCAACGAGAGCATGATGGTTCACAAGAaactgataactactatgagcgtaGAAGATCCTCTTCTAGAGACAGTCGTAGGAGACCTAGGAGAGATCACGTGGGAAGAAGGTATCATAGAGATGAGTATACTGGTCTTAAGATCaagatccctcctttccatggcaag ctAGTGACTGCTAGACGTGTCAATCAGGAGTATCCTGTTGActcttggcaagagatgaagtctttgatgcgcaagaggtttgtaccTAGCCACTACCATCGTGATTTGCACCAGAGGCTACGAAAACTGATTCAAGGCTCCAAAACCGTGGAggaatactatcaagagatggaGTTGTTGATGCAGAGAGCGAGT CATTACGTTGAGCTAGAGGAGATGCTACACAAAGCTATCTTGGTGGAACAACAACTCAAAAGAAAGAGCTACTCTCGTTCTAGCTATGGTACTAGCAAGTTTCAGCATTCCAAAGATGAGAAGCCTAGTTACCAGAAGGAGAGCAAGCCTTATCAGAAGGATGACACTAAACTGGGCAGcatctttgacaaagacaaaggAAAAGCAGTAGCTACGGGTTCAAagtctcgggatgtcaagtgctttaagtgtcaagggcgtggACACTATGCCAACGAATGTACTAACAAAAAAACCATGATCCTTCTAGACAGTGGAGAGTATTTGTCTCAGGATGAGAAGATCCACACTGAACGTGAGCAATCTGAGGCAGAGTCTGAAGAAGAACCGGTCAGAGGAAGGTTACTAGTAACAAGAAGACTTCTGAATCTTCAAACCAAGGCAGAAGAGACTGAGCAGCGTGAGAATTTGTTCTACACTAGATGTCTGGTTCAAGGAAAGGTCTGTAGTCTCatcattgatggaggaagttgtgTCAACGTGGCCAGTGAGACAATGGTGGCAAAGTTGGGTTTGAAAGTTCAGAAACATCCAAAGCCATACCGGTTGCAGTGGCTTAATGAAGAAGGAGAAATGAGAGTCTCAACTCAGGTTCTGATTCCCATAGCAATTGGTAAATACGAAGATGAGGTTCTATGTGATATACTACCTATGGAGGCAAGCCACATTCTTCTTGGACGACCTTGGCAATCAGACAGGCATGTGATGCATGATGGTTATACTAACAAGCACACCTTTGAGCATAATGGCAAGAAAACCGTGCTGTTGCCTCTAACTCCCAAAGAGGTTCATGAAGATCAACTTcaacttcagaaaaagaaaaagattgatcTCAAGCCTGATCAAAGCAAGCAACACAGTCTCTACGCCAAAACAGGGAAGATCAAAAGAATTCTCTACTCTCAAAATTCCTTTGTTTTACTCAGGTTTAAAGAGAACCTACTAACTGTTGCTAATAAAACACCGGAATATCCGAGTGAACTATcttctcttttgcaggaatataaagatatctttccagaagacaaTCCAATTGGGTTACCTCTGTTAGAAAtatcaagaacagagtga